From the Lathyrus oleraceus cultivar Zhongwan6 chromosome 4, CAAS_Psat_ZW6_1.0, whole genome shotgun sequence genome, one window contains:
- the LOC127138663 gene encoding myosin-17: protein MFLQSAPVNIIVGSHVWVEDPALAWIGGEVTKISGENVHVRTGDGKTVVKSISKVIPKDNEAPPGGVDDMTKLSYLHEPGVLNNLATRYELNEIYTYTGNILIAINPFQRLPHLYDTHMMEQYKGAAFGELSPHVFAVADVAYRAMIVEGKSNSILVSGESGAGKTETTKMLMRYLAYLGGRSGVEGRTVEQQVLESNPVLEAFGNAKTVRNNNSSRFGKFVEIQFDNKGRISGAAIRTYLLERSRVCQVSDPERNYHCFYLLCAAPAEEKEKYKLGSANSFHYLNQSKCYGLDGVDDAEEYLATRRAMDIVGISEEEQDAIFRVVAAVLHLGNIEFAKGEEIDSSVLKDEKSRFHLNTTAELLKCDAKSLEDALIQRVMVTPEEVITRTLDPVAALSSRDALAKTIYCRLFDWLVEKINNSIGQDPNSKSIIGVLDIYGFESFKFNSFEQFCINFTNEKLQQHFNQHVFKMEQEEYTKEEIDWSYIEFVDNQDVLDLIEKKPGGIISLLDEACMFPKSTHETFAQKLYQTFKNNKRFIKPKLSRTNFTISHYAGEVTYQADMFLDKNKDYVVAEHQDLLIASKCSFVAGLFPRSPEESSKSSKFSSIGSRFKSQLQSLMETLSSTEPHYIRCVKPNNVLKPAIFENLNIIQQLRCGGVLEAIRISCAGYPTRRTFYEFLNRFGVLAPEVLDGNYDDQVACQMILGKMGMKGYQIGKTKVFLRAGQMAELDARRSEVLGNAARVIQRQTRTHIARKEFIGLRRAAISLQSNLRGILARKLYEQLRREAAALKIEKNFKGYIARKSYFKARSSAIILQTGLRAMKARDEFRFRKQTKAAIQIQAHFRRQVTYSYYKKLQKAVVVTQCGWRSRVARKELRMLKMAARDTGALKEAKDKLEKRVEELTWRLQIEKRLRTDLEEEKTQELTKLHDALNTMQIQVEEANARVIKEREAAQKAIKEAPPVIKETPVIIQDTEKINSLLSEINSLKDSLLLEREVKEEAKKAQEEAEARNKELIKKVEDSDRKVDQLQELVQRLEEKIANSESENQILRQQALAVSPTAKALTTRPKTVIIQRTPENGNALNGEVKPGQDMTLALSNVREPESEGKPQKSLNEKQQENQDLLIKCISQDLGFSGGKPVAACVIYKCLLHWRSFEVERTTVFDRIIQTIASAVEAQDNTDVLAYWLSNTSTLLMLLQRTLKASGAASLTPQRRRTASSSLFGRMSQGLRASPQSAGLPFINGRGLSRLDGLRQVEAKYPALLFKQQLTAFLEKLYGMIRDNLKKEISPLLGLCIQAPRTSRQGLVKGRSHANAVAQQALIAHWQSIVKSLNNSLKIMKANYAPPFLVRKVFTQIFSFIDVQLFNSLLLRRECCSFSNGEYVKTGLAELEQWCIEATEEYTGSAWEELKHIRQAVGFLVIHQKPKKSLNEITKELCPGLSIQQLYRISTMYWDDKYGTHSVSTDVTTTMRAMVAEDSSNAVSTSFLLDDDSSIPFSVDDISKSMQQVEVADVDPPPLIRENSGFGFLLARAE, encoded by the exons ATGTTTTTGCAGTCTGCACCAGTGAACATTATTGTTGGTTCTCATGTCTGGGTTGAAGATCCAGCACTAGCATGGATTGGTGGTGAAGTTACTAAAATCAGTGGTGAAAATGTCCATGTTCGCACTGGAGATGGGAAAACA GTTGTCAAAAGTATCTCAAAAGTTATTCCCAAGGATAACGAAGCCCCTCCTGGTGGTGTAGATGACATGACAAAATTGTCATACTTGCATGAGCCAGGAGTTCTGAATAACTTGGCAACTAGATATGAACTTAATGAAATCTAT ACATATACTGGAAATATCCTGATTGCGATAAACCCATTTCAAAGATTACCACATCTATATGATACTCACATGATGGAACAATACAAAGGAGCTGCATTTGGAGAGTTGAGTCCCCATGTTTTTGCAGTTGCAGATGTTGCATACAG GGCAATGATCGTTGAGGGAAAAAGCAACTCAATTCTTGTTAGTGGTGAAAGTGGGGCTGGTAAGACAGAGACAACAAAAATGCTTATGCGATATCTTGCTTACCTTGGGGGCCGATCTGGAGTAGAAGGGCGGACAGTTGAACAGCAAGTTTTAGAA TCTAATCCAGTTCTTGAAGCATTTGGCAATGCCAAAACAGTGAGAAACAACAATTCAAG TCGTTTTGGTAAATTTGTTGAGATACAATTTGACAACAAGGGAAGAATTTCCGGGGCAGCTATACGGACTTATCTACTTGAGAGATCCCGTGTTTGTCAAGTTTCAGATCCTGAAAGAAATTACCATTGTTTTTACCTTCTTTGTGCAGCACCAGCTGAG GAAAAAGAAAAGTACAAGCTGGGAAGTGCTAACTCCTTCCATTACCTAAACCAATCCAAATGCTATGGGCTGGATGGAGTGGACGATGCAGAAGAATATCTTGCAACTCGAAGGGCAATGGATATTGTTGGAATCAGTGAGGAGGAGCAG GATGCAATTTTTAGGGTTGTAGCAGCAGTTTTGCATCTTGGAAATATTGAATTTGCCAAAGGGGAGGAGATTGATTCTTCTGTCCTTAAGGATGAGAAGTCTAGGTTCCATCTTAATACGACTGCTGAGCTTCTCAA GTGTGATGCCAAGAGCTTGGAAGATGCACTGATTCAGCGTGTCATGGTAACTCCTGAGGAGGTTATTACAAGAACACTTGATCCTGTTGCAGCTCTCAGTAGCAGGGATGCATTAGCTAAAACTATCTATTGTCGTTTGTTTGACTG GCTAGTGGAGAAGATTAACAATTCAATTGGGCAAGATCCAAATTCAAAATCTATCATTGGAGTTCTTGATATCTATGGatttgaaagttttaagtttaATAG TTTTGAGCAGTTCTGTATTAATTTTACAAATGAGAAGCTACAGCAACATTTTAATCAG CATGTCTTTAAAATGGAACAAGAAGAATACACCAAAGAAGAAATCGATTGGAGTTACATAGAGTTTGTTGACAACCAAGATGTTTTGGATCTAATTGAGAAG AAACCTGGAGGAATAATTTCACTTCTTGATGAAGCCTG TATGTTTCCTAAGTCTACACATGAAACATTCGCTCAGAAGTTGTACCAGACATTCAAGAACAACAAGCGCTTTATCAAACCGAAACTTTCTCGAACAAATTTCACAATATCTCATTATGCGGGGGAG GTGACATATCAGGCTGATATGTTTCTGGATAAAAACAAGGATTATGTGGTGGCAGAACATCAGGATCTGCTGATAGCCTCAAAATGCTCCTTTGTGGCAGGTCTTTTCCCCCGCTCTCCAGAAGAGTCTTCAAAATCATCAAAGTTTTCTTCAATAGGATCTCGCTTTAAG TCACAACTTCAGTCTTTGATGGAGACCCTAAGTTCAACAGAACCTCACTATATTAGATGCGTGAAGCCAAATAATGTTCTCAAGCCTGCTATTTTTGAAAATCTCAATATAATCCAACAATTGCGCTGTGGT gGTGTTCTAGAGGCGATTAGAATCAGCTGTGCTGGATATCCTACAAGACGGACCTTTTATGAATTTCTCAACCGATTTGGCGTTCTTGCCCCTGAAGTTCTGGATGGAAA CTACGATGACCAGGTTGCATGTCAAATGATCCTGGGTAAAATGGGTATGAAAGGCTATCAG ATAGGCAAGACAAAGGTTTTCCTAAGAGCAGGTCAGATGGCTGAGTTGGATGCAAGAAGATCCGAGGTCCTTGGAAATGCAGCTAGAGTCATTCAGAGGCAAACGCGTACCCATATTGCACGCAAGGAATTTATTGGATTGCGTCGTGCTGCAATTAGTTTGCAATCTAATTTGCGAG GAATATTGGCTCGGAAGCTTTACGAGCAGTTGCGACGTGAAGCAGCAGCTCTGAAAATAGAAAAGAACTTCAAAGGATACATTGCCAGGAAATCTTACTTTAAAGCACGATCATCTGCAATCATATTGCAGACAGGATTAAGGGCTATGAAGGCTCGTGATGAATTTAGGTTTAGAAAGCAAACAAAGGCTGCAATTCAAATCCAG GCTCATTTTCGCCGGCAAGTTACATATTCATATTATAAAAAATTGCAAAAGGCTGTGGTTGTTACTCAGTGTGGTTGGAGGAGCAGGGTTGCTAGAAAGGAACTAAGAATGCTTAAAATG GCTGCAAGAGATACAGGGGCTCTTAAAGAAGCCAAAGACAAGCTAGAAAAGCGCGTTGAAGAACTTACATGGCGTTTGCAAATCGAGAAGCGTTTGAGA ACCGATTTAGAAGAGGAGAAAACACAAGAGCTTACCAAGTTACATGATGCTTTAAATACAATGCAAATACAAGTTGAAGAAGCAAATGCCAGGGTCATCAAAGAGCGTGAAGCCGCACAGAAAGCAATTAAAGAAGCACCTCCAGTTATTAAAGAGACTCCTGTTATAATTCAAGATACTGAGAAGATTAATTCTTTACTGTCTGAAATCAATAGTTTAAAG GATTCACTGCTATTGGAAAGAGAGGTTAAAGAAGAGGCCAAAAAAGCTCAGGAAGAGGCTGAAGCTAGAAATAAGGAGCTGATTAAAAAAGTTGAGGACTCCGATCGCAAAGTGGATCAACTCCAAGAATTGGTTCAGAG ATTGGAGGAAAAAATTGCCAATTCAGAGTCAGAAAATCAAATTCTTCGCCAACAAGCATTGGCTGTTTCACCAACCGCTAAAGCTCTTACTACCAGACCTAAGACAGTGATTATTCAG AGGACACCAGAAAATGGGAATGCTCTAAACGGGGAAGTAAAACCTGGACAA GATATGACTCTTGCTCTATCCAATGTGCGTGAGCCTGAATCTGAAGGAAAACCGCAGAAATCTCTGAATGAGAAACAACAA GAAAACCAGGACTTGTTGATCAAGTGCATATCACAAGATTTGGGATTTTCTGGTGGCAAACCTGTTGCTGCATGCGTCATATATAAATGCCTTCTACACTGGAGGTCATTTGAAGTTGAAAGAACAACTGTCTTTGACCGTATCATTCAAACAATAGCTTCAGCTGTTGAG GCCCAGGATAATACCGATGTATTAGCCTATTGGTTGTCTAATACATCTACTTTATTGATGCTGCTCCAACGCACCCTCAAAGCAAGTGGAGCTGCTAGCTTAACACCCCAGCGACGGAGAACAGCATCATCTTCTCTGTTTGGAAGGATGTCTCAA GGGCTAAGGGCATCTCCTCAAAGTGCTGGGTTGCCATTTATAAATGGAAGAGGTCTTAGTAGACTTGATGGTTTACGACAAGTAGAAGCAAAATATCCGGCACTTCTGTTTAAGCAACAGCTTACTGCGTTCCTTGAGAAGTTATATGGAATGATACGAGacaacctgaaaaaggagataTCCCCATTACTTGGACTGTGTATACAG GCTCCAAGGACCTCCCGCCAAGGTTTAGTAAAAGGACGCTCACATGCCAATGCGGTTGCTCAGCAAGCTTTAATTGCTCACTGGCAAAGTATTGTGAAAAGCTTGAACAACTCGCTAAAGATAATGAAAGCAAACTAT GCGCCTCCTTTCTTGGTCCGTAAAGTGTTCACTCAAATATTCTCATTCATCGATGTTCAGTTATTCAACAG TCTTCTGCTGCGTCGCGAGTGTTGTTCATTCAGCAACGGGGAGTATGTGAAGACAGGTTTGGCTGAATTAGAACAGTGGTGCATCGAGGCAACAGAAGAG TACACTGGCTCGGCGTGGGAGGAACTAAAACATATCAGGCAGGCAGTTGGATTCCTG GTGATACATCAAAAACCCAAGAAGTCCCTGAATGAAATAACAAAGGAGCTTTGTCCT GGTCTCAGTATACAACAGTTATATAGGATAAGTACAATGTACTGGGATGACAAATACGGCACTCACAGTGTGTCTACGGAT GTTACAACAACCATGAGAGCTATGGTCGCGGAGGACTCTAGTAATGCTGTCAGCACTTCTTTCCTATTAGACGATGACTCAAG CATTCCATTTTCGGTGGACGACATCTCCAAATCCATGCAACAAGTAGAAGTTGCAGACGTGGATCCTCCTCCGTTGATACGTGAGAACTCAGGGTTCGGGTTCTTACTAGCTCGTGCAGAGTAA